A single window of Anaerolineae bacterium DNA harbors:
- a CDS encoding trimethylamine methyltransferase family protein has protein sequence TARHLRSEFYFPTLSDRESREDWAAAGAKTARERAREKARQILQTHQPARWPDEVDARIRREIAGIVL, from the coding sequence ACGGCGCGCCATCTGCGCAGCGAGTTCTACTTCCCGACCCTGAGCGACCGGGAGTCGCGCGAGGATTGGGCCGCCGCCGGCGCCAAAACAGCCCGCGAGCGTGCCCGCGAGAAGGCGCGGCAGATCCTGCAAACGCACCAGCCGGCGCGCTGGCCGGACGAGGTGGATGCGCGCATCCGCCGCGAGATCGCCGGCATCGTGCTGTAG